The Thiovulum sp. ES sequence TCAAACAATAGATATTTTAACTTTTGATTCTATAAAAGGCTCAAATCTAAAAAGAAGTGAGATTTACAGCTCTCTTGTTTTATCTACCGAAGGAGTTTCCGATACAGAAATCTCTTGGAGTAGTAATAATGAAGCAGTTGGTAGCGACGGTTCTATTTATCCTACAAACGAAGATATAATCTTTAGCTTAACTGCGACTGTTAGCAAAGGTGATGTTTCAGATATAAAACTTTTCCTTTTGACTCTTAAAGGTGAAAAAGCTGATGATTTAGAAATTATAAATTCTGATAAAGAGTGGCTGACAATTTCAAATATTCTTGGCGGAAATGTTGATAGTTCAAATGTAAAAACAGCTCTAAATTTACCAGAATATGGTGCAAACGGTTCAGAAATTGAGTGGAGCAGTTCAAACGGCTTAGTTATTTCTGATAGTGGAGAAGTTAGTAGAGATGTTTATATTGATAAATATATTCAAATTACTGCCTATTTATCTTCAGGTGTTGAGACTAATGAAAAAGTTTTCTCTCTAAAAGTTCCAAAATTGATTGAAGTTTCTGAAATTGAAAAACTTGAATTTGATAGAGTTGAAGATGTTGAAGATAATCAGACAAAAACAGTTTCAATTTTCCTTAAAGATGAAGATAATGAGAGTGTCTCAACAACAGTTTCTGTTTCAAAAACTCTTCAAGAAATTGCAGAAACAACTATTACTGATGAAGCTGTAAAAACAACTATTGAATCTGAAAATGGTAGTGCAACAGTTCTTTTAAGTAGTGATGGAACTTCTGCTACAAAAGTTGAAACGGTTGATGAAAATGGAAACTCTTTTGAGACAAAAATCTCAATTGCAACAACTGGTAGCCAGACTGAAGTTGCTGAAGATGGAACAATTGTTTCTAAAATTGGAAATAGTGAAATTAAAGTTGCAAAAACTGGAGAAATTGAAACGATTGTCGGAAAATCTGTCGCACAATCAAAACTAGCTGGTGGTTCTGTTTCTGTAACAAACAAAGGAATTGAAACAGCATTTGAAGAGATTGTTGGTGGAACTGTCTTGAAAGCAAAAGTCTCAACAGATGAAAATGCGAAAACTCAAACTTCATTTACAGTTGTTGATTTAACAACAGGCGAAACAACAGATTTAGAAAGCACTCTTTCAGATGGACAAAGTTTTGATGATAATTCAACATTTGAGATTGATAAAGACTCCTCTGGCGAACTCTTAATTAAAATTGGAACAACTCTTTCAAATGAATTGGAGATTAAATAATGAGAAATATATTTTTAAACTCGATTGTTCTTTCATCACTCATTTTTGTTGGTTGTTCTAGTGGTTTTAATGATGATGTTATTCCAGATAGAAATGAAACAGAAGTAGTCGAAAGTCCCGAAGTCAATGAGACAGAAGTAATTGAAAGTCCAGAAATCAATGAAACAGAAGTAATTGAAAGTCCAGAAATCAATGAAACTGTTAATACAAAAACAACTCTTTCAATTCCTCTTTGCGATGAGGTTCTCTCTTTAGAGAGTGGGGATAAAATCCAAAAAATCTCTGAAAATCCGCAAATTGAAATTCAGCATTTAGCAAATGGAGAAAAATCTATTTGTGTAAAAAGTGGTGAAGCTCAAGTAGAGAGATTATCGAAATAATTTTTATAGAGACTCTTTGTCTCTTTTTGTCGGAAGAAAATCCGACAAAGAATCTATTTAAAGATTGTGAAGAGAATAATTATTGCAATTCCAAAAATCCAAAATCCATTCAAACTTTCCACTTTTGTGAAATTGACAAAAATATTTTGAGAAATCGGAACAGTTTTATTTACAGCTCCATCAACTACTTTTCGGTCAGACCAAAAAAGTGCTTTTGAAATTCCATTTACAACAATGTTTTTTGAAACAAAAGTGATAAATGCCTGAACATAATATCCGTTGTAAAGAACTTTATGCACAATATTTAAAAACGGTTGGCTGTAAAGTTTGTGAATCATTTCCAAATTTGAGTAAAACTTGAAAGTCGCATATCCCAAAAATAGAATAGAAGCAACTGCGACAATTTGGAATTCCACTGGAGGGTGTTCGCTGTGATAATTTAAAAAGTGAAGAATATCTTCGTAGAAAATTCCCATGAGAGTTGTTGCCGTTGCCATAATTCCAAGTGGTAGAAGAATCCAGAATGGTGATGGTTTTTTGATTTCAATCTTTTCTCTTTGCTCACCTGTGAAAGCTAAAATCCAAATTCTTGAAATATAAACTACTGAAAGAAGTCCCGCAATTGTTACAAGAACCTCATCAGCACCAAATAGAACTGAATCTTTACTATGGAAACCACCAAACGGAGGAACACCTGAAAGAGATAAACCAGCAATTGCAATTAGTCCTGCAAGAATAGGGGTATGTTTTCCAATTCCGCCAAGTTTCCAAACATCTTTTTGATGATGAGCGATTAAAATTACAGCTCCAAAACCGAGGAAAAGTAGAGCTTTAAATACGGCATGATTTATCAAATGTCCGACACCCGCAGAAAGAAGTCCCGCACCGAGTCCAGCAAAAGCTAGTGAAAGGTGAGACATTGTCGAATATGCAAGAGCTTTTTTCATTTCTCGCTGAACAATTGCACTTGTC is a genomic window containing:
- a CDS encoding NADH:ubiquinone oxidoreductase subunit 5 (chain L)/multisubunit Na+/H+ antiporter, MnhA subunit (PFAM: NADH-Ubiquinone/plastoquinone (complex I), various chains; NADH-Ubiquinone oxidoreductase (complex I), chain 5 N-terminus); the protein is MSLEILIVLLPFIGAVLTFFAGNRFSFWVGYAFGLALFSSVVLLFWNYTNPITVSNEWIAFGNFSIPLGLYIDKLSLVMLLIATGLGFLDIHFSKSYMAEEPEQRRYHSKVLFFIGGMVLLVTGGDMISVFFGWELMGLASYLLISFWHTKSAPADAGQQAFLYTRFGDIFLFASIGLLFYFGGSLNLIDINNTEMSKDVAFVIAVFIFIASIGKSGQFPLFPWLMNAMEGPTTVSALIHGATMVNSGIYIVARLFDFYSYAEALPVVLAIASLSAFIGATSAIVQREMKKALAYSTMSHLSLAFAGLGAGLLSAGVGHLINHAVFKALLFLGFGAVILIAHHQKDVWKLGGIGKHTPILAGLIAIAGLSLSGVPPFGGFHSKDSVLFGADEVLVTIAGLLSVVYISRIWILAFTGEQREKIEIKKPSPFWILLPLGIMATATTLMGIFYEDILHFLNYHSEHPPVEFQIVAVASILFLGYATFKFYSNLEMIHKLYSQPFLNIVHKVLYNGYYVQAFITFVSKNIVVNGISKALFWSDRKVVDGAVNKTVPISQNIFVNFTKVESLNGFWIFGIAIIILFTIFK